A region of the Deltaproteobacteria bacterium genome:
ACAGCGCGGAGCCGTGGTGTTCGACTCATGGTCTTCTTCTCTGCCCGGGCCATCTCTCAGCAGCCACTCTCGCCCTCAAGGGTAATTCCGGATGCGCCGACTGTCTCACTCACGTTGGCAGAGAGGGCGGCGTCGGTCAACGCAGCCCAACCGCCCACGGGGCGAGAAAGGCGAGTCAGATGAACACGAATCGGTCAACGAGTATCAGTTTTGTCGAGCAGGATCGGCCGGATCCGGCGGAACAGACGACGAACCCCGAGAAGATGCCCCCCGGCGCCCAGAAGGAGGATCTGAATCCGTTTGACCCCGAACGCCTGCGCCTCTCGCAAGACTTCGCCTCGACGGTTGGCGTGAAGAAGGCGCTTCTGAACGTGCCGGTCCGGAAGCCCGATCGGCAATGGTTCGTGCGAGTGCGGCCGGGCGAGAGTTGGCGCCTGCCCACCGCTGTGGTGGAGCTTCGCGAAGACCGCGAGGTGTACTTGGTCGACCCGGCAGTCGCCATGCAGCTTCCCGGCGAGATCAAGCGAGTCGTCTTGTATACCGCCATGACCCGGCAAGGAGTGCTCTTCTTATGGCCGGTGAAGCTCCCCGACGAGCAGCGACGTGCCGACGCATGGAGCGAGAGCGCTCACAAGGCTGCCGCACTCGCTGAGCAGAGATGGATCCGCCTCGCCGCAAACATGAGCCTCGGCGCCTACGACGTCCTTCAGGCGACCAGCGACGCGATCCCCGAGCCCGAGTGGCCGGGTGACAAGACGTTCGGCGACCTCCTCCAGATCGCCTTCAAGGAGAGGTTCATCCGCTCCGTCGACCACGAGGTCGTCAGACAACTTCTGGGGGCGTCGTGACACTTGATGCGCTGCCATTCTCCTCGGTCTGGGCGGTGGATTTTGAGTTCACTGCGGCTCCGGGTGAATTGCCAACGCCGATCTGTGCGGTGGCTCGCGATCTGCGCAGTGAGCGAACGGTGCGCCTAGCAGGCGCCGATCTGCGCCGGCCGCCCTACTGCCTGAACAACGACTGCCTGCTCGTTGCCTACTATTCGAGCGCCGAGTGGACCTGCCATGCCGTTCTCGGCTGGCCGATGCCTCACCGAGTACTCGATCTCTTCTGCGAGTTCCGCGTACTGACCAACGGCCGTGCACGCCCCGCGGGCGACGGACTCCTCGGCGCTTGCACCTATTTCGGCATCGACGCGATGGAAGCACACCGGAAGGAGGCGATGCGAGAACTGGCCATGCGCGGCGGACCCTATGCCTCAGACGAACTCGAGGCACTCATGAAGTACTGCCAAACCGACGTCGACGCGACTGTGCGGCTCCTCAACGTGATGTTGCCGCGCGTCGACCTGCCTCGCGCGCTGCTCCGGGGGCGGTACATGGTTGCCGCGGCGGCGATGGAGGTTGCCGGGGTCCCTGTAGACGTGGCCACGCTCGACCGCCTGCGGGCCTCGTGGGACGACCTCAAGGTCGCGGTTGTCGCGCGCATCGACGAGAACTACGGCGTCTTTGATGGCAGCGCCTTCTCGACGGTGCGTTTCGAGGCCTGGCTGGCGCAACAAGGCATTCCGTGGCCCCGCCTGGAGTCCGGGCGCCTCGCGCTTGATGACGACACGTTCCACGAGATGGGGCGACTCTACCCGATTACTGCGCCCATCCGCGAGGCGCGCACGGCGCTGGCAAAGCTTCGGCTGAACGATCTCGCCGTCGGACATGACGGACGAAACCGCTGCATGCTCTCAGCCTTCAGGGCATCCACCGGAAGAAACCAACCGAGCAACTCGAGGTTCATCTTCGGACCGTCCGTGTGGTTGCGATCGCTCATTCGGCCGCCACCGGGATGGGGCATCGCCTACGTCGATTGGTCCCAGCAAGAGTTTGGGATCGCCGCTGCCTTGTCGGGCGACGAGCGGATGGCTGGCGCGTATCTGTCTGGGGACCCCTATCTCGCGTTCGCGCGGCAGGCGGGCGCCGTGCCGGCGGGCGCAACCAAGCACTCCCACCCCGAGGAACGAGAACTGTTCAAGGCCTGCGCGCTGGGTGTCCAGTATGGGATGCGCGAGGCCTCGCTGGCTCGCAAGATCGGACGAAGCGAGGCGGCGGGTCGCGAGCTGCTGCGGTTGCACCGGCAAACCTACCCGCGATACTGGCGTTGGGTCGAAGCGGCACAGGCGCTTGGCATGCTGCACGGGCGCCTGTGGACCGTGTTCGGCTGGCAGCTTCACGTCGGTGCCGGTGTGAACCCCCGCTCACTGGCAAACTTCCCGATGCAGAGCAATGGCGCCGAGATGCTGCGGCTTGCCTGCTGCCTCGCTACGGAGCGGGGAATCAGGGTCTGTGCGCCAGTGCACGACGCGGTGCTCATCGAGGCACCGATATCCAAGCTCGAGGAGGTGGTGGCCGAGACTCAGGCCGCGATGGCGGAGGCATCTCGTGTCGTGCTCTCTGGCTTCGAATTGCGCTCCGATACCAAGGTGATTCGGCACCCGGATCGCTACGCCGACCCACGCGGCGCCCGCATGTGGGAGGCGGTGTCGGAGATGTTGCAGCAGCGCATCCACCTCGGTGCGGATCTGCAACGGGACCCGAGCGCCAGCGCTCACCCGTCCAGTCTTCTATCTCCTGTGTCTGTGTCTTAGAAGAGGGAGAGATCATGGCGATCGATCCAGAGCAATTTCGTCTCTCATCAAGTGACCACGTCCCCAAACCCCCACGGGTACCGGTGCCGCGGCACGGCCCTGGCACTCGGTTCTTGAAAGGACCCGTTCCCTTCGACCAGTGGCTCCTTCCCGCCTCCCACCTCCCTGGGAAGGCTCTGCACGTCGGAGTTGCACTTTGGTTCCTTGCGGGCCTGGAGAGGTCAGCACGGGTGGCGTTCTCCGCGGCGCGCTTCGGCATTTCTCGCTTTGCCGCAGGACGAGCACTGCGCGCGCTCGAGGGTGCGGGACTTGTCGCCGTGGTTCGGCGGCCGGGTCGAAAACCGCGAGTAACCATTCTCGTGCACGAGATAGATGCGGAGCTGGCATCGGAGCTGGCATCGCCCCACGACACTCGGTGCACCGATGACTCCTAGGGCAGGCCCCGCTTCGCAGCGGACGGACGACCGGGGCACCCTCCAAGCGCCACGAGCGGACGCTCTTCCGGTACCGTGCCGACGGTCACACGCATCACCCGGTGCTGCCGTGCCGCAACGAGCGTGGCTTCCCCACCCGTGGCAACGATAGCAGGCGGGCGATGATCCTCGGCCTCGACGCTGACTTGGTGGCCGCCCTCAAGTCGCAGCCGGTGCGAGATGCGCTGGAGGAGCTTGTGCGTCGGGTCGTCCGCGAGGAGCTTCAGGCCGCACCGCTGCTCGACCAGCTCCTCGACGCCGAGCAGGCCGCCGAGCTACTGGGCATGACCCGCGACGCGGTGCTGAAGGCCGCGCAGCGCGGCAGCTTGCCGGCCGTTCGCCAGGGCCGTCGAGTCCGCTTCCGTCGGAGTGATCTCGTTGGGGTGAGGCGGTGAGCTGTATCAATGCCGTATCAACGGCCGGGTCTGCTGGTGTCGTGTTCCGTGGACAGGCGCGGACCAACGCCGCGACAAGCGCGCGAAATGACACTCCGTCGGGACAGCAGCGGATGCCATTGGAATCATTGGCGGAACTGTCACGCCGGAGGCCGCGGGTTCGAGTCCCGTCCACCCCGCTCGGTTTTCAAGGCCCGAAGGTCTCGCACCTTCGGGCCTTTTTCGTTTCAGCGCTGGTCCCAGAAGCCGACGAAGGTACCGTAGAGATCCGCCGGGCCTCGCTCGTCCTCGCGATTGACGCGGACGAGCTTCTCGGGGGAGTAGCGGCCGCTGCGGATGTCGAGGTCGAAGGCCGCGCGACCCGCGATCCCTCGCAGCGGTACCGGCATGACGAAGATCCTCTGTTGCACGGCCCGCCCGGCGCCGAGGGCCACGCGGTAGAGGCCCTCGCCCTCGAAGACGCCGCCGAGCCCCGCCCCGCTCCAGAGCGCCAGCGCGTCCGCCACCATGAGGGGCGCCGTCTCGACCATCGACACGTTGCCGCAGCGGAAGGGCCGCGCGAGCGGCTGGCCCGCGTGATCGTGCGTCGCGAAGGCCCGATAGCCGACCCAGAAGTGACCGGGGGTGAGCATGCGCACCTCCGCGTGCTCCTGCATCCGAGCCACCTTGCCGAAGTCGGGGTGCGCCTCGTCGAAGATCACGCCGCGCTCTTCGTTATGCACGACCGCTACGCGCTTGTCCGCGGAGACCTGCGCGTGCAGCCAGCCCTGCCCGAGGTCCGCGTAGGTGCCCCAGCCGTGGCTGCAGGCGCCGCGGCTACCGGCCGCTCCGTCGTCTGAGAAGAAGCTCGCACCGCTCGCCACGAATCGCTGCCGGCCGTCCGGCGCCGGGCGCCTCTCGATGAACCAGAACTGATGCTGCGCGCCGTCGGTGTGCGCGACCGGATCGCCGGGCTCGCGCCACCCGTAGATCCCCTCGGGGTGGCGTTCGCCCCAGGCGGGATTGGGCCGGTCCGTCGCGTGGAACAGCCGCTGGTAGCCCTGGTCGGGGGGAAGCAGACCTTCGATGCGCACGCGATGCGCGTCGGTCAGACCCGTGGCCGCCAGGAGGGCTCTCAGCTTGCCGTTCAGGTTCGCCGCAAGCCGAGACGGGTCGAAGACCTCCGAGTACCGACCCTCTCGCGCAGAGGCGGCGGCGCCCCAGCTCAGCGAGAGGAAGGAGAGCGACAGGGCGAGGATCGGTTTGCGCATGGGGTCCCTCCGGCGGGCCGCGGGCGGCCATCGCACGGGCCTCGGGAGTGCACCCCACGTGCCAGACGCAACTGCCTGTAGCGGCACGCGCCTGACTCCTCTGCCGGGGGCCGCCCGACTTGCCGGGGCGTCCTGGCCGATGGTGCATTCAGGTTGCACTGCCACGCGCTACCGGGCTGGCGTCCGCCCCCAGGACCGCCGGGGGGCCGGTGAGCGGAAGAGCCCTATCTCTCGAGGTGGACGGTCAGCGCCACAACGAGCTGGCGCTCTGCCCCTCGGCGCGCGCTACTTGAAGCGTTTGACCAAGGTGAGGGTGTTCCACGGCCCCCTCGACGCGTAGCGCATGCTCGAGAGGACCTTCCGCATGACGTGGATGCCCACCCCGCCGATCGGCCGGTCGAACAGGTCTGCGTGGAGGTGCGTGGGCTCGGGCTGCTTGCGCGGATCGAAGGGGGGCGAGTGGTCCATGATCTTGGCGGTCATCATCCCGGGCGCGACCGAAACCTGGAACCGCAGCCGTTCGAGGCCCGTGCGCTCCTCGGGCCTTCTCTCGCCGTAGCCGTGCTCAATCACGTTCGTGACCGCCTCGGAGACGGCCAGCTTGAGGTGGTAGACCGCCCCTTCGTCGACGCCGGCCTCTGCCCCGGCGCGTTGGATGAGGTCGCGGATGGGCTCGAGGATGTCGGTGTGGGCCTTTCCTCGCAGGCTGAAGGACGTCACGGTCTTCGCTCGGCCCGGAGGTGCGGGCGCCTCCCCGCTCCATTGTCCGGTCCCGCGGTCGTAGCGTCGCCGCTTCCACTCCGACTTGCCGCGCGAAAAGGAGTAGTGCTCCATCAGCCCCATCGCCGCTGCCTGCGCCGAGCCCAGCGTCTCGAAGGCGGGGAGGTTCTTCGACGTGACGGAGAAGCCGCCCCCCTTGGTGCGCCTCACGAGCGCCACCTGGTACGGCCGAGCGCCGTGAATCCCGTTCGAGACCACAACGGCTCGTCCGGCAGGCTGCCCGCGATCGCCCTGCGCGACCCAGGTCGGAGCCTCAGCGAGCGGACCCACCCAGAGGGTCCTCGCGCCAACCTCGATCGTCTGCCAGCCGTCCGACGCGGGGAGTGATGCCAGCGCGTCGCCAATCGACGCATGGTGCCCCTGCGGGCGCGCCTTGCGGCCGGCGGTCGCGGCGCTAGCCCCGAGGAGGGCCATCGCGAGCGTCAGCCTGAAAACGGTGCGTCGTGACGTCATGGGTCCAGCTCCGAGTGCCTGCGCCTCATTTAGCAAACCACATGCCACGCAGCGGACTGGGTGATGCTGCCACTATTTCAACGACCTAGACCGGCCTCGCGCCGTGCGACGGGGTCGGCTGACCCCCACCCACCCGGCCCCACGCAGGGTCGGTGCACTCGGGCGGCTGGCCACCTTGGCCGCCTCGTTCGTCGAAGCTGAGAGCCGGTACAAGCGCGTGATCTGCTCCAAGCTCCCATGATCGCCGCGCCTTCCTCCTGGCTCGGCGTATGCACTCTGCGGGCTCTTGGAGGAGGTGCGGTGATGGCACGACACACGCTTCGATGGCCCGGCGCGGCCCTGGCCCTGCTCGGGTTCGCCTCGCTCCTCGGCGGAGGGCGAGCCCTCGCGCGAGGTCCCGCCGAGCAACGGGGTGAGGCCTTTCTCGGAGCCGAGAGGGCGGCCGCCTTTCAGCGCGCGTTCGGACAGCTGAGCGACGCGCAGGTCGTGGCGCTCGCCACGGGGGATCACGTGCGGCGCGTGGAAGAGGCCGGACGGCGCGCGGTCGGGGCCATCCCGCAGGCCGTCGGCCTGGGCTGGCTCCGCCGCGCCGTCCAGCACGAGGCGACGAACGCGACCATTGGTGCCCTGCTCACGCGCGCCCCGAACACTGCCGCGATCCTGGAGCTCGGCCGGCGTGGCGTGCTCGAGGCGCTGCCCCTCCTCGAGCGCATCGCGCGCGGCCAGCAGCCGGTGCACGAGGGCGGCGCGGTGATGCGCACGGTCGGCGAGACCACACCCCGCCAGGCGGCGATCCTCGCCGTAGCCATGCTCCGCGGCGAAGAAGCGCTGCCGCTCCTCAAGGAGCTGCTCTCCCAGAACCCTGAACGCACGGTGATCGGGGCCATCGGTCGCATCGGCGGCACCCGCGCCACGGTGGTGCTCGACGAGGCGCTCGCGCGCGCCGACGTCTTCACCAAGTACAGCCTCTACGGGGAGCTCGCCCGCCTCGACAACCCGAAGGGCTGGCGCGGGCTCGTCGCCGCGCTCGATGATCCGGGCCTCGGCAACGAGTCCGGCTTCTATGTCCTCGCCGGCCTCGGACTACCGCTCCTCAAGCAGACCGTGCGCTCGAATCCCCTCCCCGAGGCGCGTCAAGCCGCGATCCGGGCCCTCGGCGGCTACCAGCAGTGGGCCGACCACCAGGCCGATCCGCATTCCTTCAAGAGCGAGCTGCAGCACGCCGCCATCAAGGACCTCGACGCCCGCAACCGTTCGAAGGCCATCAAGTTCGTGGGCCGCCTGTTCGGCGCGGGCGCCGTCGTCGAGGCCTTCGCGACGGTGGTTCCCGAGGCGCAGCTCGGCTCGGTGCGCCAGCTCGCGAGCCAGGTCACCGCGGCTGACTACCAGACCTCGAGCGCGGCGCGCGAGCAGCTTTCGCGGCTCGCCGGCAGCTTCTTCGGGGCTCCGCGCTGACGCGAACCTCGGACGCCCGCCGCTGACGCGCCCGCGATCGGCGAACCACGCGCTTCCTTTCTTTCGCCGAGCCCGGCCCGCAAGCGGGGCCGCATTGCGCCCGACCACGCACCTCCGCTACAACGCGCCGTGGCCGCGCCCCTCTCCCCCACCTTCTGGACCGTCTGGGTCGGTGCCCTGATAAACCGCTGCGGCACGCTCGTCGTCCCCTATCTGGCCTGGTATCTGTCGGAGGCGCGCGAGCTCGGTGAGGCGCGGGCGGGCACGATCGTCGCGCTCTGGGGACTCGGCGCCCTCGCCTCCGGACCGCTGGGCGGCCTGCTCGCCGATCGTATCGGCCGTCGCCCCTCGCTCACCCTGGCGCTCGTCGGGGGCGGGCTCGCAATGCTGCAGCTCGGCCTCGCTCGCGCGCCGCTGCACCTCGCCTTCTCGGCCTTTCTGGCCGGCATCCTTGGCGAGCTCTATCGGCCCGCCATGAACGCGGTCGTGGCCGACGTGGTGCCGCTCGAGGAGCGTGCGCGCGCCTTCGGCCTGATCTACTGGGTCGTGAACCTCGGCATGTCGGTCGCCAACAGCCTCGGAGGACTGCTCGCCACGCGCGGTTTTCTCCCCCTCTTTGTGCTGGACGCGGCCACCACCTTCCTTTTTGGCATCGTCGTCTGGGTCCGCGTCCCCGAGACGCGCCCGTCCGGAAGCGCCGCCACGAGCGGGCACGGCGGGGACCTCGCGGCCCCCTATCGCGACCCGCTCTTGCTGGCCTTCGTGCTGGTCTCCTTTCTCCTCGCGCTCGTCTTCAGCCAGTGGCTCTTCGCCCTCCCGCTCGCCCTCCGCCGAGCGGGGCTGCCTCCGACGCACTACGGCCTCCTCATGGCCTTCAACGGCGTACTGATCGTGCTCCTGCAACCGGGCCTCGTGCGCTGGCTGGCGCGTCGCGACCGGGGATGGGTGCTCTGCGTGGGCTCGCTCCTCACCGGCTGCGGCTTCGGCCTGACCGCCCTCGCGAGCACCGCCTGGGGTTACGCTGCCACCGTCGTCCTCTGGACCTTCGGCGAGATGCTCACGCTCCCGCTCGGCCCGACGGTCGTCGCCGACCTCGCCCCGCCGCACCTGCGCGCGAGCTACCTCGGCCTCTACCAGCTCTCCTGGGGAGCGGCTTCCTTCCTCGCTCCGCTCCTCGGCGGCCGCGTCATCGCCCGCTTCGGTGCCAACGTCATTTGGGCCGCGTGCGCGCTCCTCGGCCTCGTCGCCGCCCTCGGGCAGCTCGCCGTCGCTCGCGCTTCCCGCCGACGCGCCGCCTGAGGCCAGTCGTTCAGGTCGAGGTCATGCGCTTGCCCTGTGGAGAGCGCGCGTGCCACGCTCGAGCCGACCGAACGCTTCCGCTCGACTACGAGAGCGGCCGAGGAGAACCCGTGAGGAGCTCGCAACCAGGAAGAAGGACCACGGCGGCGCTGCTGCTCGTCGCCCTCGTCGTCGCGGGGTGCAAGGAGAGCCCGCAAGGCGGCCGGGGCGTGGATCTGGGCAGCGCCCTGGACGCGAGCCGCGACGCTGCCGCGGCGGGCGACGCGCTGCGCGACGCGAGCGGGAGCGCCGACGCGGGGGGTGACGGGGCCGGCAGCGTCGACGCACGACGCGATGGGAAGCCGAGCGCCGACGCGCGGCGTGACGCAGGCGCAGCCCGCGACGGCAGGCCCGCTCCCGACCGCGGAACCGCCGACCGGGGCATGGCCGACGGTCTGTCGCCGGTGACCGGGAAAACCTACTATGTGGCGCCCGGCGGCACCGACACGAACCCCGGCACCCAGGCGCTGCCCTTCAAGACGCTTCAGAAGGGGGGCAGCGCGCTGGCGGCCGGAGACCGTCTCGTCGTCCGCGGAGGCCTCTACGCCGAGACGGTCACTTTCTCCCGCTCCGGCAGCGCGGCCCAGCCCATTCAGATCGTCGCCTTTTCCGGCGAGACGCCGGTCGTCGAGGGGGCCAAGGGCCGCCCGACGACCTGGGGCTGCCTCGTCACGGTCTCCGGCGCGTACGTGCAGCTCTCGGGCCTCGAGGTGCGCAACTCCGACTGGATGGGGCTCTGCCTCGAAGGCTCACACGGCCTCGCCCGAGCGATGAACGTGCACGACAATCAGGAGCAAGGGATCTTCGTCAGCGGCAGCAACAGCCTGGTCGAGTCCTGCCACGTCTGGCAGAACGCGGCCCGCAACAGGCCAGGCTCGACGCCCTACGCGGGTGGCGGCTGGGCCTGCGCCCTCTGCGCGGCTCGCAACCTCGTCAGCGGGGTGACGCTGCGGGGTAACCGTTCCCACGACAACTGGGGCGAAGGCATCTCCACCTTCGAGTCCACGGGCACCGTCATCGAGGACAACATCGTCTACAACAACCACTCGAACATCTACGTCTCGGACGCCGTGAACGCCCTCGTCCAGCGCAACCTCGTCTATCACACGGGGAGCCCCGTCGTAACCAACGGGTCGCACGCCGGCATCATGATGGGCGACGAGAAGAACACCGCGACCTACCCGGGCTCGCAGGGCATCACGATCGTCAACAACCTCGTCCTCGGCTGTGCGCGAAACGTCTTCTGGTGGCAAGGATTCCAGCACGGCATGAAGAACGTGCTCATCGCCCACAACACCCTCGTGAACAGCAGCTCCGAGGCCGGAATCGTGCTCAACAGCGGCCCCCACCAGAACGTGCGCGTCGAAAACAACCTCGTGCTGCAAGAGGGCGGGCTGCCCGTGGGCGCCTTCGACACCTTCACCGGTCTGAGCTTCTCGAGCAACCTCTGGTCGAAGGCTCCGCCCTCCGGCGCCGCGCGCGCGGGCGACGTCGTCGGAGATCCGAAGCTCGCCCGCACCGGCCCCACCACGGCGGGGCAGCTTCTCCCGGACTACTTCAAGGTCCAGTCGAGCTCGCCGGGCATCAACAAGGGCAAGGTCCTGAGCGAGGTCCAGGAAGACTTCTTCCGCAAGGCACGAGGCACCTCACCCGACCTCGGCGCCCACGAGCTGTAGGGGCCCGGGCCCGGCAGGAACCGCTCGTCTTGACGGGCGCCTTCAGCCCCTGCGCGAGGAGTCAGCGTCCTCGACCAGCCGCTTGAGCAGGCTCCGGTGACAATGTTTCTCGTCGGCGCAGAAGCAGAGCAGCGTCACGACCTCGCCCGTCTGGTGGCGCGCGGCTAGGTTCTGGATGAGGGTGCGCGGCACCGCCTGCTTCATCTCGACGAGGTACCGCTGGCGGAACGCCGACCAGTCGAGAGCCCCCTCCTTGGCGTACTCCCGATGGAGCTCTCGGCTCGGACCGAGCTCCTTCGTCCACTCGTCCCACGTCTCGTCACCCTTTCTCACGCCGCGCGGGCGATAGCGCGTCACGAGTAACCGAAGGCCGTCGTCGGCTTCGGTAGGGTCGTTCCATCGTCTCGTCTTGACCATCGCTCGACTCCCCGCCGCCCGGTCCCGCGCAACAGCCTCGTCGCGCCCGGGCCGTCAGTGTGCGTGCTCGCCGGCCCGTTGGTCGTGGCCGTGCGACGGAGGGTGCGCGACCTTCTCCCGGGAGCCGCCGTGCCCCTCCGCTGCCGCCAGGATCCCTTCGACCCAGTGCGCGAGCGGGACGTACGCGGCCACGTAGGCGCGTCCCGCGGCGACGTCGCCCTGCCGAAAGCGCCTGGCCTTGCTCGCAGACGCGAATCGTCTGGCGAGTCCCTCCTTCACGGCCCGCACCAGCGTCTCCTCCAGCTTCGCCCGCGACCCCTCGGCCAATGCCCGGTCGGTCGCCGCGATGATCGGCTCGGGGTCGGTGTCCTTCAGACCGGTGTACGGGGCGCCCTCCCCCGCACGGTGGAGACGCACGACCGTCTCGAAGAAGTGGCGGTCGGCGAGCGCCTTCGCCGCGGGTCCGAGCGCGCGAACGGTCAGCGCCTCCTGGAACGCGCGCCGGACCGCGGGCTCGTCCTCGGCGCGGACCCAGTGCAGGACCAGGCGCGGATCGCGGCGCTCGAGGGCCGTCCGGGCCGCCGTCACCACCGGCCCCTTTGTCGTGTCGCAGTGCG
Encoded here:
- a CDS encoding helix-turn-helix domain-containing protein; this encodes MILGLDADLVAALKSQPVRDALEELVRRVVREELQAAPLLDQLLDAEQAAELLGMTRDAVLKAAQRGSLPAVRQGRRVRFRRSDLVGVRR
- a CDS encoding DNA polymerase I, coding for MTLDALPFSSVWAVDFEFTAAPGELPTPICAVARDLRSERTVRLAGADLRRPPYCLNNDCLLVAYYSSAEWTCHAVLGWPMPHRVLDLFCEFRVLTNGRARPAGDGLLGACTYFGIDAMEAHRKEAMRELAMRGGPYASDELEALMKYCQTDVDATVRLLNVMLPRVDLPRALLRGRYMVAAAAMEVAGVPVDVATLDRLRASWDDLKVAVVARIDENYGVFDGSAFSTVRFEAWLAQQGIPWPRLESGRLALDDDTFHEMGRLYPITAPIREARTALAKLRLNDLAVGHDGRNRCMLSAFRASTGRNQPSNSRFIFGPSVWLRSLIRPPPGWGIAYVDWSQQEFGIAAALSGDERMAGAYLSGDPYLAFARQAGAVPAGATKHSHPEERELFKACALGVQYGMREASLARKIGRSEAAGRELLRLHRQTYPRYWRWVEAAQALGMLHGRLWTVFGWQLHVGAGVNPRSLANFPMQSNGAEMLRLACCLATERGIRVCAPVHDAVLIEAPISKLEEVVAETQAAMAEASRVVLSGFELRSDTKVIRHPDRYADPRGARMWEAVSEMLQQRIHLGADLQRDPSASAHPSSLLSPVSVS
- a CDS encoding DUF488 family protein produces the protein MVKTRRWNDPTEADDGLRLLVTRYRPRGVRKGDETWDEWTKELGPSRELHREYAKEGALDWSAFRQRYLVEMKQAVPRTLIQNLAARHQTGEVVTLLCFCADEKHCHRSLLKRLVEDADSSRRG
- a CDS encoding right-handed parallel beta-helix repeat-containing protein — translated: MRSSQPGRRTTAALLLVALVVAGCKESPQGGRGVDLGSALDASRDAAAAGDALRDASGSADAGGDGAGSVDARRDGKPSADARRDAGAARDGRPAPDRGTADRGMADGLSPVTGKTYYVAPGGTDTNPGTQALPFKTLQKGGSALAAGDRLVVRGGLYAETVTFSRSGSAAQPIQIVAFSGETPVVEGAKGRPTTWGCLVTVSGAYVQLSGLEVRNSDWMGLCLEGSHGLARAMNVHDNQEQGIFVSGSNSLVESCHVWQNAARNRPGSTPYAGGGWACALCAARNLVSGVTLRGNRSHDNWGEGISTFESTGTVIEDNIVYNNHSNIYVSDAVNALVQRNLVYHTGSPVVTNGSHAGIMMGDEKNTATYPGSQGITIVNNLVLGCARNVFWWQGFQHGMKNVLIAHNTLVNSSSEAGIVLNSGPHQNVRVENNLVLQEGGLPVGAFDTFTGLSFSSNLWSKAPPSGAARAGDVVGDPKLARTGPTTAGQLLPDYFKVQSSSPGINKGKVLSEVQEDFFRKARGTSPDLGAHEL
- a CDS encoding MFS transporter, with translation MAAPLSPTFWTVWVGALINRCGTLVVPYLAWYLSEARELGEARAGTIVALWGLGALASGPLGGLLADRIGRRPSLTLALVGGGLAMLQLGLARAPLHLAFSAFLAGILGELYRPAMNAVVADVVPLEERARAFGLIYWVVNLGMSVANSLGGLLATRGFLPLFVLDAATTFLFGIVVWVRVPETRPSGSAATSGHGGDLAAPYRDPLLLAFVLVSFLLALVFSQWLFALPLALRRAGLPPTHYGLLMAFNGVLIVLLQPGLVRWLARRDRGWVLCVGSLLTGCGFGLTALASTAWGYAATVVLWTFGEMLTLPLGPTVVADLAPPHLRASYLGLYQLSWGAASFLAPLLGGRVIARFGANVIWAACALLGLVAALGQLAVARASRRRAA
- a CDS encoding ATP-binding protein; translation: MTSRRTVFRLTLAMALLGASAATAGRKARPQGHHASIGDALASLPASDGWQTIEVGARTLWVGPLAEAPTWVAQGDRGQPAGRAVVVSNGIHGARPYQVALVRRTKGGGFSVTSKNLPAFETLGSAQAAAMGLMEHYSFSRGKSEWKRRRYDRGTGQWSGEAPAPPGRAKTVTSFSLRGKAHTDILEPIRDLIQRAGAEAGVDEGAVYHLKLAVSEAVTNVIEHGYGERRPEERTGLERLRFQVSVAPGMMTAKIMDHSPPFDPRKQPEPTHLHADLFDRPIGGVGIHVMRKVLSSMRYASRGPWNTLTLVKRFK